Below is a genomic region from Isosphaeraceae bacterium EP7.
TCGGCGGGGCTCCGGCCAACTTCACCTATCAGTGCAGGTCGCTGGGGGCCGACGCCCGGATCGTCACCCGCGTTGGCGCCGACGACCTGGGCCGCGAAGTTCTGGCACGCTTCGGAGCCCTCGGCCTGCCGGTCGACACGGTCCAGGTCGACCTGGATCTGCCGACCGGGACCGTCGACGTCAGGCTCGGGGCGGACGGGCAGCCGCATTACACGATCCGCGAGGAGGTGGCCTGGGACCGCATCGAGGCCGACTCGGCGGCGTCGGCTTGCGCCTCGAGGGCCGACGCCATCTGCTTCGGCAGCCTGGCGCAGCGGCACGACGTGTCCAGGCGGTCGATCCTCGCGCTGGTGGCCGCCACAAGGATCGATGCGATTCGCGTCTTCGACGTCAACCTTCGCCCGCCATTTTTCGACCGGACTGTGATCGAGGGCTCGCTGGAACTGGCCAACGTCCTGAAGCTGAACGACCACGAGCTGGCCGAGCTTGCGGCGATGTTCGGCATCCGCGGGGGCGAGCGGCCGTCGATGGAGGGGCTTACGCGGCGGTTCGGGCTCTCGCTGGTGGCCCTCACGCGTGGTGCCGGCGGGAGCCTGCTGCTGGCCGACGGGGCCTGGTCGGAAGACCCGGGCCGGCGAGTCGAGGTGGTCGACACCGTCGGCGCCGGCGATGCCTTCAACGCGGCCCTGGTCGTGGGCCGGCTCGCGGGCCGATCGCTCGACGCGATCAATCGGCACGCCAATGACGTCGCCGCATACGTCTGCACCCAGCCGGGCGGCACGCCGGCGATCCCCGACTCCTTGAAGATCGCCCCGACCCCCGATGCGGAGGCCCACCCGTGATCGCCCACGAACCTCGCACGGACACGGGCCAGGAGACGGCCAACGGCAAGCTCACCCCGGCCCTGATCGGTAGCGCGATGGTCGCGGCGCTCGGCGGCCTGCTGTTCGGGTTCGACACGGCGGTGATCTCGGGGACGACCGAGGCCCTGACGTCGGCCTTCGGACTGACCAGCTCGACGCTCGGGTTCACCGTCGCCAGCGCCCTGATCGGCACGATCCTGGGCTCGGTGGTCGCCGGCAGGCCGACCGACCGCTGGGGCCGGAAGCGGGCCCTGATGGTGCTGGCGGTCGGCTATTTCGTCGCGTCGCTGGGCAGCGCCCTGGCCTGGGACTGGGCCTCGTTCGTCGCCTTCCGGATGCTGGGCGGCCTGGCCGTCGGCGGCGCGTCGGTGGTCTCGCCGCTCTACATCGCCGAGATCTCGCCGGCGCGTTATCGGGGCCGTCTGGTGGCGATCATGCAGTTCAATATCGTGCTCGGGATCCTCGCCGCGTTCCTGTCGAACTACCTGATCGGCCGGATGAATCTGGGCGAAGTGGAGTGGCGCTGGATGCTGGGAATCCAGGCGATCCCGTCGGCGATTTTCTTCGGCCTGCTCCTGCCAACACCCGAAAGCCCGCGCTGGCTGATCATGAACGGACGCGTCGACGAGGCTCGCGCGGTGATGGCCGGGCTGGGGGTGGATGCGCCCGAGATCGATCGGGAAGTCGCCGAGATCGGCCATTCGGTCGAGCGCTCGCGGGGCGAGGAGGACGAGTCGCTCTTCCAGCACAAGTATCGCCGGCCCATCTTCCTGGCCGTGGCGATCGCCCTGTTCAACCAGCTCTCGGGGATCAACGCCCTGATGTATTATGCCCCCACCATCTTCAAGATGGCCGGGGCCGGAGAGGGCTCGGCGCTGCTCCAGGCCGTGGCCCTGGGCGGGACGAACCTGGTCTTCACGATGCTGGCGATGACCGTCATCGACCGTTTCGGCAGGCGTAAGCTCATCCTGATCGGATCGGTCGGCTACCTCATCAGCTTGGTGGCCACCGCCTGGGCGTTCTACACCTACGGCACGGCCTTCACGCCCATCGGCTCGACGATCGTCCTGTCCGCACTGATCCTGTTCATCGCATCTCACGCCTTCGGCCAGGGGGCTGTCATCTGGGTGTTCATCAGCGAGATCTTCCCGAATCGGGTCCGTGCCCGGGGCCAGGCGCTCGGCAGCTTCACGCATTGGGTGATGGCCGCGCTCGTCTCCTGGACCTTCCCGATCATCGCCGAGCGTTCCGGGGGGCACGCATTCGCGTTCTATGCGGCGATGATGTGCCTGCAACTCCTCTGGGCCCTGTTCCTCATGCCCGAGACCAAGGGCGTCCCGCTCGAGGAGATCCAGGCGCGGCTGGGGATCGACTGACGCACACCCCGAGACGAACGAGTTTTCCAAGGAGAGGACGAGGCGCGATCCGCGAGCCTGGTCGTGACGTCCCGGTGCCTGTTACCTACGTCTCCGAGGTCATCGTCGGCCGCCTGAATTCGCTTTAGGCCCGGGAATTGCACGCCCTGGACTCTTCTGAGTGGCTCGAAAAGGCCGGTCGTCTCCGTCTGCTGACCTGCGAAGGGATATCGC
It encodes:
- a CDS encoding carbohydrate kinase — translated: MNRSIVAVGEVLWDLLPSGKQLGGAPANFTYQCRSLGADARIVTRVGADDLGREVLARFGALGLPVDTVQVDLDLPTGTVDVRLGADGQPHYTIREEVAWDRIEADSAASACASRADAICFGSLAQRHDVSRRSILALVAATRIDAIRVFDVNLRPPFFDRTVIEGSLELANVLKLNDHELAELAAMFGIRGGERPSMEGLTRRFGLSLVALTRGAGGSLLLADGAWSEDPGRRVEVVDTVGAGDAFNAALVVGRLAGRSLDAINRHANDVAAYVCTQPGGTPAIPDSLKIAPTPDAEAHP
- a CDS encoding sugar porter family MFS transporter encodes the protein MIAHEPRTDTGQETANGKLTPALIGSAMVAALGGLLFGFDTAVISGTTEALTSAFGLTSSTLGFTVASALIGTILGSVVAGRPTDRWGRKRALMVLAVGYFVASLGSALAWDWASFVAFRMLGGLAVGGASVVSPLYIAEISPARYRGRLVAIMQFNIVLGILAAFLSNYLIGRMNLGEVEWRWMLGIQAIPSAIFFGLLLPTPESPRWLIMNGRVDEARAVMAGLGVDAPEIDREVAEIGHSVERSRGEEDESLFQHKYRRPIFLAVAIALFNQLSGINALMYYAPTIFKMAGAGEGSALLQAVALGGTNLVFTMLAMTVIDRFGRRKLILIGSVGYLISLVATAWAFYTYGTAFTPIGSTIVLSALILFIASHAFGQGAVIWVFISEIFPNRVRARGQALGSFTHWVMAALVSWTFPIIAERSGGHAFAFYAAMMCLQLLWALFLMPETKGVPLEEIQARLGID